The region GATATGTTTTTTGAAGTTTTCTCAGTGAACTGAATGAGTGATTTTGTGtttcttctttcctttgttAGATTTTTTGCTCGAAAGGGAGTAAGAAATGGCTCGCAGTTCTGCTCATAAACAAGTTTCTGTGTATCTTTACATCCCTAATATCATTGGTAAGTTTAATGATGTTGTTCGTTCTGTTATTTTCTGTTATTTTAATGATCAAGtcttcttttttgcttttataGAAAGTTTTGCAGCAAACTATCATTTTTTGTCCATaggattaattataaaataaaaaaaaaataggtcaAAATGGAATATATGGAACTGTGTGGATGTCATTGTATGGATTTGGCAATTTTGTTATATGAACTTCACAATTGTATTTAAATGTTTAGTCCTACTTGTTCACGTATATTCTCATCTTTTGAGATGCATTATTTGTCTTTGCAACTTGATTTATTGGTCATAATTAGTTTAGActtcattttgttgttttaatttttactggTTGCAGGTTACATAAGGGTAATCATGAACATTGTCGCATTTGCTCTTTCTTCTTCCAATAAACCACTCTTTGCGACTCTTTACTTTGTCAGGTATGCTAACTTTTGTTCTTTTCAATCTGTTGGTTGATCCTGGATGTTATTTATTGATTTGTATCCTTTAAAATGCTAGCTTTGTCTGTGATGGACTGGATGGGTGGTTTGCACGCAAATTTAATCAAGGTATACGTCATTTTTATGCCTTCCACATACTCAAATTCCAAGTGAGATAACTCATATACAATCAATATTTtcaagttattttttatgatttagtgTATATAATGTTAACATTTAATTTTACGTTTCCTTGTCAAACTGTTTGTAGAAAGTAGCATGTCACTATATATGTCACTTTTTTAATGGAAGAAATGTCTGCTGGTTTGTGACTTCGACATTTTGTGAACATTACAGCTGGTTGTTacttttttgttaaatttaatttattagcaTGGCATTATAATCCTTTGTGGTCACATGGTGCATATGTTTTGCTGTTTGATATTCTGTAAGAAGTAATGAATCCTTTATAGGTGTTTGCTGATGCCTTTGTTATGTTAGGCACCTTTTTGCCATGGCATAATCTTTTCTTTAGAACCTCAAGATGTCATATATGGTCCTGACCAATTGATTGTACCATGTTTTGCTTTATTTCTGTAaagagataattgttgaggttttcttttttgtggaaatccctttttttacttttgtcttACACAACAATCTTTTCCATTATTTAATTTGACAGGCATAGGTTACCCTATACTTGTGGTAGCTTTGATGCTTCAACGTCTCTTGCTTTCATGcttattataatttatgaagTTCGCCTTCAagctagttttattttttgtacttCAACCTATGTCATAATGTTGTTTTAAATGAAAGATAGTATGAAACAAATATCCAAAGAACGATGAATTCAATTGGTTCATTTGATTGATTTGTTTGGTCCTTCTAATTCAGTGTCAACCTTTGGAGCTGTCCTGGACATGGTTACAGACAGGTttgtttcttcaaaataatGACTGTCGTATGCTTTTGTTGAATAGTCAATAGAGCAATTATACTTGTGATTTCACGTGGATCAAATGATTGTTAGCACATGGtgcaatttaaattatttgtgaatattttttttaacagagTCAGTACTGCTTGTTTATTGGCAGCCCTTTCTCAGATATACAGGTTAGTATGCTGCTAATTTGTTGTATTGAAATGTTCAGTTGTTTCAGCATCCAAGACAATGATCTTTGTACTCTTTGCAGGCCAGGCTTGGTATTTTTGGCATTGCTAGGGTTAGATATTGCCAGCCATTGGTTGCAAATGTACAGGTATTGTTTACTTTATTGCTGCATCTTCGAAGTACATGCATTACCTTTTGGTATTAGACCATGCATTCCTGTTATAGAAATCCTAGTGTATGGAGATGAGGTGTAAATGTCAGGCCTAAAGTGGATGTTGCACAGTATTTGGTGGTTCTATATTGAGGTCATATGTTGCACAGTATTTGGTGTAGTTCTATATTGAGGCCATATGGTATTTGGCATGCttatactttggtgtatatATGGGAAGTTCtagatatttttcaaaataagttGCCTCGTTGAGGGTCTGTAGTTTGGGTGAAGAGTTTATCTTAAGGTTATTTTTGTGGAGCTTGAACTCAAAGGCATAatattttttgtgaattttcaCATTAGACTTAATTGGTCTCCCaaactcaaattttatatttacgAGTGAGAACTTGAAGGGCCATGATACAAGAAAAACCTCTTGgttttatacatttttcttctctttacttCAAGCCTGTGTAACATCATCCATGGGAAAGCATTTCTTGCCTTTTGTAGTGGATTATAGGAACATGCCATTAATGCAGATGGTGCCTTGATGCTTTGTTTAAAAGGGCCCATacctattttcttttgttgatcaTACATGATCGCTTTTTTTCTTCCCATGCAAAACCTCCtaactttggtttttttatctctattgtaatttcttatcatttatttattatatttttttggtgttttgttCTTTCAGCACTTTTCTATCAGGCAAGTCCAGTCACAAAGATGTTAAAGACACAGGCAATTGGCTTTTGAGAGCTTATTATGGACACCGCCTattcatggccttttgttgcgtGGCATGTGAGGTTAGTCTTCCcaatttcatgttttaattttccCTTTTGGGAATCTTCAAGCTAAATTTTTCTGTGCCACAGGTTCTTTACATTGCCCTCTTTCTTCTTGCCGATAGTCATTCTAAAAGTATCATCACAGTAAgcgttcttttttcttttcctgtaCTGTTCAATATAACATCCCTTGTTCATCTGTTTTAATTTTCTGTTGGCACTTGGCAGGTTTCTGTGAATGCTCTGAAGCATAGTTTACTTCTTTCATTGCCGTTTGCTTTAGCTCTATTTGGATGTGCTATAAAGCAAGTGGTGAATGTCATACAGGTAAATTCTTCAAGATTTTGTGAGTTTCACTCATCTTTTATCACCAGTTTTGTACAGAATTTTCTTACTTATTTATCAGCTGCAAGCTTGCTTTTCAAGTGCTTTAAGAAGTCTGTTCACCCCACCAGTTTATACCATATAATTTtgtcttcttccatttcttgTATATCATTGTAAATAACATCATCGGTTATTGTCTGATGGATAAGTATGCAGAGAAGACTGATAAGttttttcttctccatctctttATGCAATGCTTGCAGATTATGCAGCAAAAGGCATTTTCTTTATAATGATGTAGATGATTTAGAATTTGcacaattactattcatctcAAGCACCTGCAATGGCTAAGAGTCAAAAACCATAACCTTTTGAAGTTTAAATTCAAACCTCATTAGTGTATATTACTGAAACGCTGTCAACATCGATTCCTTATAGAATTTCCTCTTCTTTGCTTATTATATATCAAACTCTATCCCCACTGTCTTCACTGTAGGCAATGTCCCCTGCAATATTTGCTTAAACATTGGGCTCTTTTCTTGATTTACTGTTTGACTCATCTGTTATTATGCCTGTTTTACCCCTTGCAGATGAAGACAGCTGCTGATGTCTGTGTTGTGTATGATATGAGAAAAAAGGAGAGACCATGAGCCTGCAGAAAAATTGCCTCCTTTTGCTGCTGTTGTCAATCTCACGTGCTTGCGCTCATATCACTGCCTTCAAAACCATTCAGTAGTTTGTGGGTTATCCCAAAAACCAATTCTTGTTTGGCTGATGCCATTGCATACCAATGACCAGTGGGAATCAATGGATGGGTGCTAGATGGTTGAAGCAAAAATTCAGAACTTCTTGTAATTCATAGtgtttgtttattgtttctTAGCTAGTTTTTGGCTTGGATTTCTGCATTTCCTCTTTTCATTAGTTGCTCATTGAGACCTTGAAAACCATTCATCTGCATGAGTTGCCATTGTCTCCTGCACAAGAAGACAGTTGTTGTATAGCATGCTCTTTGATCTTGATGCATTTAGCTTCTTTCAATGTGAACATATTTTCATGGCATTTTGGTTTGTAATTCTAcgccaaaaaaacaaacaaacaaacaaacctaaTGTTGAATATGTGAAGTTAGGATTATTAGGTGTGACTATATGATAATAGTGTGAAAATCATTTTGATTGTACATTTCCCACTGTTTATTTTCActcaaaatgtttaatatggttattgtttacttttgtttttaaatttttaaatttatttttatttctgaatatttataatttctaaaataaatataagctAATGCCCACTTCTGgcccaaaatacaaaatatccaaatgggcaaaaaaacaacaacaacagcagcaataataataataataataataataataataataataataatatatggataaaaataactttatttcttgataaaagaaaaatattg is a window of Dioscorea cayenensis subsp. rotundata cultivar TDr96_F1 chromosome 5, TDr96_F1_v2_PseudoChromosome.rev07_lg8_w22 25.fasta, whole genome shotgun sequence DNA encoding:
- the LOC120259821 gene encoding CDP-diacylglycerol--inositol 3-phosphatidyltransferase 1-like, with product MARSSAHKQVSVYLYIPNIIGYIRVIMNIVAFALSSSNKPLFATLYFVSFVCDGLDGWFARKFNQVSTFGAVLDMVTDRVSTACLLAALSQIYRPGLVFLALLGLDIASHWLQMYSTFLSGKSSHKDVKDTGNWLLRAYYGHRLFMAFCCVACEVLYIALFLLADSHSKSIITVSVNALKHSLLLSLPFALALFGCAIKQVVNVIQMKTAADVCVVYDMRKKERP